Genomic window (Staphylococcus debuckii):
TCCCTACCTACAATTACAGGAATACGTTCTGTTAATCCTAACGCATCTAAAGTGGGTTGAATATTAGAACGACTGCTGCTCGTGGCTATTGCCATCGGAATCTTTTTCTTATCTAATATATCCATTAAATGATTGATATTATCAATCATCGGCAAGTGGACACTTTGTGTATGATGAGACTCATATAATGCTTCCGTAGCTTCTACACCTATTTCATTTTCCAAATAGACATGTAATTCAGAAGCCGCGCCGCCAATAGAAGCACGATAATAATCGATTGAAATAGGAGTTTTTCCATACATTTTTAAATAATGATTAATTGTTTCGAATAAATGTTGCTCAGTATCTATAATTGTTCCATCGAAATCAAATACAACAGCTCTGTAATTCATATGTATTTATTCCTTCCTTGTAATTTAATTTCATCTTATCATATTTTATTTCTATGAAGTCTGAAAAAGTTTTTGTTTTCTCTACGTAGGTTCGTCCTAAAGTCCTAGTGAAATTTTGATTAAAGCGTGGTAAAATTTAAATGAATTTGAAACAGCACATATTAATTATAACCTCTTCTGAAATCAAATCCATCTTACATCTTCTGGAGGAATCGTCTATGTTTTTAGATAAATATGAAACATTTATTATTAACATCGGAAACTTATCGACATGGCTAAAACGCAGACACCTACTCACCATATGCAAGCAACTTCAAAGCAGCCAAGCTGTTCAAGCAGAGTTTATGAAAATACGCCAACAGCTTGTATTGAAAGTACACATTCCGAAATGCAATCTGCCCTATTTTATCAGTTTCCTAAGTTTTCATAACTATCCTATTTATCAAGTCTTACCATTATCTCAAAAAGAATTTATATTCCAAACTGATTCAAATATTGAAGCGATGATGCATTTCAAATTAAAAATTGATGGTTTGCAAGATGTTTTTATCAAAGATAAAATTATCGACATTATGCAATATATGTCACATCAAGAGGATATAAATTATATCTTAACTTCTCAATATATTGATATTTCGTGTACGCCTCAAGTCCTTTCAAAATTAATTCATGCTTTAGCTACGAAAAATATTGATGTGTTAGGTGCAAACTATCGTCCGAAAGTCTCTCAATATAAGCACAGTACGATTTCTTAGTAATGGAAGATTATATTGGGTATAACAAAATTAAATGTATCGTTCTTAATTGGCCTCAAAAGTGCTTTTAACCGCTTTTGAGGTCATTTTTAACCCTCCCTCACTATTTTTAATGGAAGCGTTGTCTTTTTGTAAAGTTAATATTAAAATAATATTAATGTTTTGTAAAAAGGAGGCGTTTCTATGTTTAATTTTTTAAAACCCCCTTCTCCTCGACAACCATTGCCGAGCGATGAAGTGGACCATACATATAAAAAATTAAGGTTACAAGTATTTTTAGGGATTTTTATCGGTTATGCAGGCTATTATTTATTGCGTAAGAACTTTTCATTAGCGATGCCTGATTTAATTGATCAAGGCTTCAGCAAAGGAGAATTAGGTATTGCGTTATCTGCTGTGTCTATTGCTTATGGGTTCAGTAAATTTGTAATGGGGATGGTTAGTGACCGTAGTAATGCTAGGATTTTCCTAAGTTTGGGTTTAATACTGACAGCGATTGTAAACTTGCTCTTAGGGTTTGTGCCTTTCTTCACTTCGAGCATACTGATTATGTTTATTATGCTC
Coding sequences:
- a CDS encoding HAD family hydrolase, whose amino-acid sequence is MNYRAVVFDFDGTIIDTEQHLFETINHYLKMYGKTPISIDYYRASIGGAASELHVYLENEIGVEATEALYESHHTQSVHLPMIDNINHLMDILDKKKIPMAIATSSSRSNIQPTLDALGLTERIPVIVGREDVEEVKPAPDLYLKAVQELNFNPGSCLAIEDSVNGATAAERAGLGVIVNTNPMTSIMNFDALQLVGMNMTADQIDAEFFK